The Dermacentor albipictus isolate Rhodes 1998 colony chromosome 2, USDA_Dalb.pri_finalv2, whole genome shotgun sequence genome has a segment encoding these proteins:
- the LOC135898465 gene encoding piggyBac transposable element-derived protein 4-like has translation METLAERSILAAGTVRTNRKDLPEELKRNNKLKKGEYLWRSKGQVTAYQWRDTKDVHLLSNFHDPTETVEVSRKLANGSSVAVICPKALADYNVSMGAVDKFDQKRNAYTSDRRSKKSWYRIFYFLFDASVVNAFIQYCANNDITYLWFRLVLGRQLINGQTFRHYTSTGPFRKNKEGRMNGQKMVGVSEEIRFTGSGHNPQKVPARRRCRWCSTTGNEVRTKFMCGVCKVPLCATCFGAFHTK, from the coding sequence ATGGAAACTCTCGCTGAGAGGAGCATCCTAGCCGCAGGAACGGTTCGCACCAACAGAAAGGATTTGCCCGAAGAACTGAAGCGAAACAACAAGCTAAAGAAGGGAGAATACCTGTGGCGCTCCAAAGGTCAGGTCACAGCCTATCAGTGGCGTGACACTAAAGATGTTCACCTCTTGTCGAATTTCCATGATCCGACGGAAACTGTCGAAGTGTCACGGAAGCTTGCCAATGGCTCTTCGGTGGCTGTGATCTGCCCAAAAGCACTGGCAGACTACAACGTGTCGATGGGGGCCGTAGACAAATTTGATCAAAAGCGAAATGCCTACACTTCTGATAGGCGTTCCAAGAAGTCCTGGTATAGAatattttattttctcttcgATGCTTCTGTCGTCAATGCATTCATTCAATACTGTGCCAACAATGACATAACATACTTGTGGTTCCGGCTTGTTCTAGGACGGCAACTCATAAATGGACAAACGTTCAGGCACTACACTAGCACTGGACCATTCCGGAAGAACAAGGAGGGCCGAATGAACGGCCAAAAGATGGTTGGAGTCTCGGAGGAAATTCGATTCACAGGGAGCGGCCACAATCCACAAAAAGTGCCCGCAAGGCGAAGGTGCAGGTGGTGCTCCACCACAGGAAATGAGGTCCGCACAAAGTTCATGTGTGGGGTGTGCAAGGTGCCCCTGTGTGCCACTTGTTTTGGTGCCTTTCACACTAAATAG
- the LOC139056464 gene encoding uncharacterized protein: protein MNVDSLTREEALELFFSLPDESETSEDEALSSENEFVPELAPPDSSPDEDDNEAGPPTSKRKKRRPTISKNRKKSKRETVEPYHEVDDVLGEEVGDKWSTNEPPIRVGIPKSWDPQFSTKPVVRAADCFDLYFDDEVLDMIVERTNCAGALKYPKKWAVLTSDELRAYFGLLLLMSVSPRHHFYHYWSRDSLFNCEEIAKVMSFKRFQYIMNSLRVNDPSK from the exons ATGAATG TGGACTCGCTCACACGCGAAGAGGCACTGGAACTCTTTTTCAGCCTGCCAGATGAGTCCGAAACAAGTGAGGACGAGGCACTGAGTAGTGAGAATGAGTTCGTTCCGGAGCTTGCACCACCAGACTCGAGTCCCGACGAAGATGACAACGAAGCAGGTCCACCAACAAGCAAACGCAAGAAACGGCGACCAACAATTtcaaagaacaggaaaaaaagcaaGCGGGAAACAGTCGAGCCGTATCACGAAGTAGACGACGTGCTAGGAGAGGAAGTTGGTGACAAGTGGAGTACAAATGAACCGCCGATCCGCGTTGGGATTCCAAAATCATGGGACCCTCAGTTCTCAACAAAGCCAGTGGTGCGGGCAGCCGACTGTTTTGATCTGTACTTCGACGATGAAGTGTTGGACATGATTGTAGAGCGCACAAACTGTGCCGGGGCACTAAAATACCCTAAGAAGTGGGCGGTGCTCACAAGTGATGAGCTGCGCGCTTATTTTGGATTGCTGCTTCTGATGAGCGTGTCACCACGACATCACTTTTATCACTACTGGAGCCGTGATTCTCTTTTCAACTGCGAAGAAATCGCCAAAGTGATGTCTTTCAAGCGCTTCCAGTATATCATGAATTCCCTTCGTGTAAACGACCCaagcaaataa